The genomic window ACGGTGGCGCTTATAAGTATACTCAGTATTAGTTTTTTAGATGAGTAATGCATGGCGAACTCCCTCCATTACTCTAGTATGTTATAAACCTTCATAATGAAGCTTACTCATTCATGGTATTGTAATTCAAGCATGCGCATTAAAACTATTTTTTTCTTTTGATTGACCTTGCTTAGTTCCTGTACTAGATTTTTTTCCAATATTTCAACCTCTTTTATTGGGAGACGTCTATGAAACGTATGAGCTCAGTTTTGTTAACAGTGGCACTGGTAACTTCTACCTTCAACGTACATTGCATGGAGACAGGATTTTTTAGTGGATTGAGTAACAGTATAGTGGAAACATTAACAGCACATAGAGTTTTTATTTTAGGTTCTTTGGGTATTGCCGCGGTCATTGCTACGTGGCGTTATAATAGTGCGCGCACTACTGAGCTCGATAGAATTGAATATCTTGCTCGTGATATTGCAGCTGAACCGGGCGAACATCTTGGATCACAGTGTGCATATATGTTTAATAGTGGACTGCGCGGTGTAAAGTCATTGACTATGGAAGAAATGAGTTTTGTAGTTAATGGCAATCGTGTTTCAGGTATTGAAGGATTGAAAGTTGCGGTTGATAATTTTGATGATGCCGTTAGACGACGTGATTGGCGTGATATTAAGCTCAGACATGTTGAATTAGAAGCATGCATTGATGCGTTGAGAGCTGCATTAGCAAAGAGCGATAAATCACTGCCTATGCTTGTAGAACAACCTTTTATAACCGTTTATGCGCCACCATCAGCAACAGGTGATGTATCAGAAATACAAGTTTAGCTTCACAAAATACGCTTTTTGCTTTAGGATATGTCTCTAGTAGAAAGCAATAGTAATTGCCTCTTTTCTTTGATAGATATATATGAGGGCCCATAGCTCAGTTGGTTAGAGCAATCGGCTCATAACCGAGAGGTCCCAGGTTCAAGTCCTGGTGGGCCCACCACTCATGTATATGAGAACTGTATCAAGTTCATCAAAATCTTATAGTAAAGAATGGCAAGGAAGTATGCATATGAATGAACATCCATTTCAAGCGTTTATAAAACTTATCAGTGCCGATAAAGCAATACTAGCTATTGAAAATTCTTTGGCAGCATTAAAAACTGGCATTGTGGAACTCAATAAGCAGGAGCAACAATTGGCTGCAACGGTTCAACTGGCAAAAGATGTTATGCATGATGCACGAAAAGAAGTTGATGCACGTGAACTTGAATTAAAAGCTTTAGAACAACAAGAAAAACAAAAACAAGAACGTCTTGATAACGCTACTGATTATAAACAATATCAATTGTTTAAGGCAGAAATTGAAGTTGTTAAGCATAAACAGCATGCGTATGAAGAGATTTTAATGGACGTTTGGAACATCTTAGAATCTGCGCAAAAATCATACGACCACATCAAAGAAGTTGTCCCACAAAAGATCGATGTAATTCATGCTGATATCAAAAAAAATGAATCAGAAATTGCAACATTGCAAACTCAATTGGACGAAGCTCAAGCGCAACGTGCGGTGAGTGAAAAGCCAGTACCACAAGAGTGGCTTGAAAAGTATGCGGTGATGCGCTCGCGTGTGGAAGACCCTGTGGTGCCTATCCAAAATGGCAGTTGTAGTGCATGTTTTTATAAAATTAATGAACAAGATTTGCTCATGCTTCGTCGTCGTGCTTTATTGCAATGTTTAAGTTGTTACCGATTACTCTATAGTACAGAACTCGAGCGAGCCAGTGGGGTTGAAGCTTCATGAAACAACTGAAACTTTTTGACAATGACCCTCACGAGCAATCAACAAAAAAAACAGAACCCGCTCATTGGAAATTATTTATCGATGGGGCTTCTCGTAATAATCCAGGGCCTTCTGGCGCTGGCATTTATATACTCAAAGATAGTGAGTTATTTCAAAAACATGGTTTCTATCTCGGGTCAAAAACTAATAATCAGGCAGAATATTTCGCTTTATTATTAGGTCTTTTTATAGTCAAACAACATATGCAGTTACATGATACGATACACATTATTTCTGACTCCCAACTCTTGGTGCGTCAAATAAAAGGTGAATATAGAGTAAAGAACGAAGATCTCAAGACATTACATAAGTTTGCTAAGCATTTGTTGCATGAAATGCATGCGCAGATGTTTCATGTATTGCGTATTGACAATCAAGAGGCCGATGAAATGGCTAATTACGGTATCGACAAAAAAGTAAAACCCCCTCAAGCATTTATAGCGATGATTAAACAACATGATGTATCACTTTAGAAAAATCTTTTTATTCGGTGCTGGTTTTCTTTTTGCTTGCATGGCGTTCACCGATGTTATTACGCACACTGACTCAGTTATTGCTCGCAGTGAGCGCAATGTTCCCTTGTCATGGGTTATAGAATCGTCAGCCGGTTTTATGTTGAGTTATCCAGACTCTAAGTTAAAAGATGAGACCATTACATGTCCAAAGCTTACTATCACAGAAACAAAGGGTAAGTTTTATTGTAATGGAAAAAAAATAGCTGCAGATCGCATTATTCTTACGCCGATTCCCGGAGAATTGGTTTTTCAAGATAAATCGTATTCAGGGGCATTGACTCTTGAGCGACAAAAAAAGCGCATGGTGATTTCTCATGTGAGTACGATTAATACGCTTGCTACGTCAGTTGATGTGCCAATCAATTCGCCTGCGGTAGCCAAACCAGCACAGACTCTTTCAGGCGCTATTAAGACTTCCAAGGAACGGTCAAAAGATTTTACGGTACGCGTCATGTTGGCTGAGCGAGAACTCATGTACAATGACCCATGGAAGCTCAAGTCTAGTAAAGGATTTTTATTAGCTGATCCTCGTGATCCTTCTACTAAAAAAATGGTACAAGCAGAAGAGATTGCTATCACCGTCAAAAAAGGTGCTGTAATTTGTATTAATGGTGAGGCCATGTTTACTCAACAAGTCTACGTGAAGCCCGTTGCGGATACGATATCTTTTGAAGGTCTTGACTATCAAGGAGCATTTTGGCTCCTTGTTGATGGTGGCTCGATTAAGTTAATCAATTGTATCGGCCTTGAAGAATATGTTGCCTCGGTATTATGCACAGAAAGTTGGCCCGGTTGGTCGCTTGAGGTGAACAAGGTATTTGCCATTGCGTGTCGTACCTATGTAATTGCCATGGTGCAACAAGCACGTAAAAGTAAACGTGCTTATCACGTAAAGAACACTAATATTCACCAAACCTATACTGGTGGTTGTGCTGCACCCGTCCTTAGACAGGCTGTTGAGCAAACCAAAGGGGTGTTTTTAACACATAACAATAAGCCTATTACGGCCATGTTTGATGGTTGTTGTGGTGGAGTTATTCCAGCGCATATTCAAGGGATGAATTTTTCTTCTGCGCCCTATTTAGCACGGACCTATCCATGCACCTATTGCAAAGATTATGCGGTGTATACGTGGGAAGCTTGCTATGACATTCATGAATTGGAAAAGCTATTAAAGCCCGAACTGCCGCATTTGCATCGTTTGCGTGATGTAAAAGTCGTCAAGAAAGATAAGGCAGGCATTGCTTTAGAAGTGAGTGTTAAGAGTGCTGGTCATGGGCATACATTAACGGGAAAAAAAGTGTATTCATTGCTTAATAAGCAAGTGAAAAGCTTTTGTTATAATGTGCATAAAGAAGGCCATAACATTATCTTTAAAGGTCGTGGCCGTGGGCATCATATGGGGTTGTGCCAATGGGGCGCAAAAGAGATGATTAGCCAGGGCTGGGACTTTAAGAGCACTTTAGAGTTCTATTATCCGGGCACCAAATTGATGCGGTTGATTTAATATCAATCGCCGTCCTCCCTGACCCTTCGTCTACGCTCAGGAGTAAACGCATCCCCGCTCGTCCCGAGTGATTCTCGTAGAGAATTTTATCGAGGGATGTCGAAGGGTTTTTAAATTAATTTAGAGATTTAGAAAAAATCGTCTCATAATAAAAATATCTTAAATCATTGTTTTTTATACCCCCACAAAGTCATAGTATTAGTAGTATGACTTTGTGGGGTTTGTTTTAATTTCTTTAAAAAAGGAACGTGTATGATTTCAAAAAAACAGGTGTTTTTTTTAGTGCTGAGCTGTCTTCTGGTCAATGGAGTAGATGCAAAAACTAAAAAAAGCAAAAAAGCACAAGAGGTCAAGCAGCCGACCTGTAGTAATGAAAAAGATTGTACCAATATGAAAAAACCATGCCAATGCTATTGCTCAGTAAAATGCGGTTACAGAAAAAAAATGAAGTCTGATAGACCTGTCTATGTAGAAAATGATCCTACCGGTATCAATTGTTGGTGCAAAGAGTGGGATAAGAAAAATTATAAAAATAATGAGTGCGACTTAGAACAAGCTGAGTAAACAATAGAGCACTGCGAATTAATTACAAACCCAATGCTCACGTGGCATTGGGTTTGTTGTATAAATACATTGGTGCGGGAGAATCGTATGCCGGGATATAAAGGACATCTTGTCGGTGGTTTAATTGTAGGTGGACTAGGGCTCTACGTAGTGCAAAGCTTGCAGCCGACCTACATGGCAATGGCCGAATGGGTTCTCTGTGCGCTAGCAGGCGCCTTGTTTCCTGATATTGATATCAAAAGCAAGGGACAAAAAGTTTTTTATCGCTTTTTACTCGTGCTGTTTGGCTTCTTGCTTATCAAAGGGCATATTCAGATTTTTATTCTTATGAGCGTTTTGGCGGTGGTGCCTATGATTGTGCGCCACCGTGGCTTGTTTCATAAGCTATGGTTTGTTGTTGGATTTCCTACCATCGTTGCGCTCTGCATTACTGCCTATTTCCCCGACTATCGTTCTATTCTTTTCTATGATGTTTCATTCTTCATTGCAGGCGCGGTGTCTCACTTGTGGCTTGATGTTGGATTACGCAGAATGTTTAGGTTTTAAATAGAAAACAGCTCCGAAGGTTTTCGCCCTCAGAGCTGTTTTTTATTCATTGTCATCGTGAGTGCGGCCTTTTTTGTCCGCCGAAGCTTTAGCGAAGGAGGAAGGCCCTATCGAACGATGTTTGTTATTTAGCAGTTTCGCTTGCTGCTTCAATTATTGCATTGAGGAGCAATGATGAGTAATCCACAACAGTTTTTACGTTTTCCTGTGATGGTGGCATGGTGTCTTGCATAGCAAGCGTAAAAGACATTGCGCCATTTTGTGCTGATTCTATCAAAGCAGGATCTACTTCTTTTCCTTGAATATCTTGATCGATGATTGCTTGGAAGGACTTTAACAATTCCTTAGCTGCATCACGTTGATCTTGAGTGAATTTTGCTTCGTTAAATCCTTTGCTGAAAGCATTTTTTAATGAGGCTTTAAGTTCATTGCGAAATGTTTCATTGTTGAGCATGGTTTTTATAGCATTAGTGAGAGCTCCATATTTTTGTATGCCTAGTTGTGTTAATTTTGCTTGCTCTTCTTGCGCTTTTTGCATTTCTTCTTGCCACCGCTTTTGATTTTCTTCTCGTCGTTTTTTCTTTTCTGCCAATTTTTGTAATTCTTCTTCTTGTTGTTTTTTTGCTTCTTCTTGTGCTTTTCGTATTTCCTCTTGTGCTTTTCGTATTTCTTCTTCTTGTTGTTTTTGTTTTTCTTCCAGTTGTGCTTGTTGGTTCAAGCGGTCTCGTAATGTTTTTTTACCAGCAGTTTTACTAGCAGGAGCAGATTTTTTTTGTGGGGCTGCATGTAACCCAAGTCCGGTGCATGTTAGTAATGCAATAAAAAATATACTCTTTTTCATTCTTCTCTCCTTGAAAATAGGTTTATTATATTGGTTTTATCAAGCTTCATTGTCTATTTGAATATATCAAGGGGGGGGGTAATAAATCAATAATTTGATTAAATTGCTAGCCAAGTGGTTATTGAGTCGTTCTTTTGAGGAGGAAATTTGTGTTAAAAGTGGGGTTTATGGGAGTGGCAAGGGATTTTTTTTCGAGTCTACTCTGAAATCAACTCGGAAGGTCTTTGCTTCAGAGTGCTTCAGTGTAGACTTTAGAGTCTTCAAGTATCTCAAGAATATTTGGCGTCGATCTTGTTTTTGTTGGACATTTGGCAAGTGCGATGGGTTCTGGCATACTAGTGGCGTTCTTTATCTTATTAATGACTGGCATGGCTCTATGCTGTTACCGCTGGTTGATAATGTTGATGAGAATAGGTTGACTGGAGATATTTAGGGTGTTCTTAACTACAGGGATATGGGGCAATATGACAAAGGAATTACTCATTATAACGATTGCAGGTATTGCTTTGAGTGTTACGGCAGCGACTTTTTGTATGCAACGCATTGTGTATCCACGTTTTGCCAGGGCCTCTCAATGGCGGCCAGGGCTGGGAACGATAGCAGAGGAGCAAGCTAATGGCCCACGTGTGGTAGGGGGGCAATATAGTGGTGTGTATAATGAGGCGAGTGGGGTCTTATGTATTCAGCCGGATCACCACGAAGCAATGTTCTCACAGTCAGATTGTCATGAGGGGCTTGAGCAAATTCGCCATACACTCATGAGAATCCAATTCGCATCTCGGCCTATTAATATGAAGGGGCGGGTTTTGATTGCTGTGTCGCAATGATAAAAAATTTATTCGACAGGGTAAGGTCAGGATCGTGGTTGGCGTAGTGATTTTGCGTAGACACTTTACATAATCAATTTCTGCTCAGTATAGTAATGCTAGTGAGTTTGAAGTTGTCCAACCCTTCTTGTAAGGAACTGTTATGTATAAGAAAGTGTCTATAGGATTAGTTTTTCTTGTAAGTTTTTCAATGATTAATGCGGGTACAGATGCTACGTATGATGTGTATGGCTTTTACACCGATTTCAAAAAAGTAATGGAGGAGCTATGTCCACCAGCGATTGCTGCGCAAATTTCTGATGAAGAACGTTCACGTGTGGCAGAAACAGGTGGCTCGCCAGTGTATGGCGAGATTATTTTTGATAGTATTACGGCGTTGCTCGCAGACATTAAGTTAACGGCGGATGATGTGTTTTATGACATTGGCAGCGGTCTAGGTAAGTTTGTATTGCAAGTGTATTTAATGACGCCGGCCAAAAAGAGTATTGGTGTTGAATATTCAAAATCACGTTGTGAGACATCACAGAAACTGAAATCTCGTGGCGAAAAAATATATAATGAGAGTTTTAAATTTGAAAACGGCATACGTAAAGTTTTTGGTAAACCTCAGTTAGCAAAAACAAAGAAAAAGACTTTTGAATATCGTAATGAAGATGCCTTAGAAGCTGATTTTTCTGATGCTACGGTGGCATTTACTTGTTCTACCTGTTTTGGTCCAGAATTTATGCAAAAGCTTACCGATAAACTTTCTGATAATGATGGCTTGCGCATTTTGTCGTTGAAAGAGTTACCTTATAATGAAGATGTTCATTATGTCAAGACACATATGCTTCCTATGACCTGGGTTAAAAATTCTCCTATACCAGTGTATATGTACGAAGTTGATCATAGCAAAAAGGCCGTGAGATCTGATGCAAAAGCAGAAGAAAAACCGGTAGTAGCTGTGAAAACGGAAACGAAGTCTGAATCAAAGCCAGTAGCAGCAAAACAGGTTGCTAAAAATGCGACTGCTGTTAAGAAATCTTAAAAATTCTTAATGCATTTTTTGTTGTAGTATCGGCAATAGTTTCAAATGATTCACTGCGCAGGTGTGCGATATATTCAGCAATAGTGCGCACCTGCAGTGGATGATTTTTTTTTCCACGAATGATTTGTGGTGGCAAGAATGGTGCATCAGTTTCGAGCACTATATTTTCTAAAGATATTTTACACACAATGTCCCTCAAATATAAATTTTTTGGATAGGTAATCGTGCCGCCAATTCCCAAAGCAAAGTTCCACGCAATGACTTGATCGGCAAAGTATTGTTGTTCAGAAAAACAATGAATAATGCCGCGCGTAATATGTCCTTTAAATTCTTCCAAACTGCGTAATGTTTCTTCTGCGGCATCACGTGTGTGCACGACGAGTGCAAGATCATTTTCGAGTGCTAATTCGATTTGTGCTTTAAACGCATCTTTTTGTCGTTGTAAATTATAATCGGGATAGTGACGATCAAGTCCTACTTCGCCAATGCCAACAATACGATTAATTTCTTTTTTTTGTACAAGAACTTTCAATTCTTTAAAGTCATCCATCCATGATGATGTGCAGTCATTAGGATGAATGCCGACGGTTGCATAAACAGCATCGTATTGTTGTGCGAGTGCAATGCAATTTAAACTTTCAATTAAACTGGTGCCAACATTGATAATGCGAAAAACTTGATTGTCGGCAGCTTCTTGCACGATGACTTTTGCTGCGGATAGTTCTTCTGATGTGAGCGTTGAATCGAAATCTTTTTTTACCATCGTATTAATATGACAGTGCGTATCAATAAGCATCGTGTGTCCTTTTTTTCATTCTTTGTAACAATCGAAATTTTCTTGCTGCACTTTGTTGTCAGTGTT from Candidatus Dependentiae bacterium includes these protein-coding regions:
- a CDS encoding metal-dependent hydrolase; this encodes MPGYKGHLVGGLIVGGLGLYVVQSLQPTYMAMAEWVLCALAGALFPDIDIKSKGQKVFYRFLLVLFGFLLIKGHIQIFILMSVLAVVPMIVRHRGLFHKLWFVVGFPTIVALCITAYFPDYRSILFYDVSFFIAGAVSHLWLDVGLRRMFRF
- a CDS encoding TatD family hydrolase; this encodes MLIDTHCHINTMVKKDFDSTLTSEELSAAKVIVQEAADNQVFRIINVGTSLIESLNCIALAQQYDAVYATVGIHPNDCTSSWMDDFKELKVLVQKKEINRIVGIGEVGLDRHYPDYNLQRQKDAFKAQIELALENDLALVVHTRDAAEETLRSLEEFKGHITRGIIHCFSEQQYFADQVIAWNFALGIGGTITYPKNLYLRDIVCKISLENIVLETDAPFLPPQIIRGKKNHPLQVRTIAEYIAHLRSESFETIADTTTKNALRIFKIS
- a CDS encoding SpoIID/LytB domain-containing protein, whose translation is MMYHFRKIFLFGAGFLFACMAFTDVITHTDSVIARSERNVPLSWVIESSAGFMLSYPDSKLKDETITCPKLTITETKGKFYCNGKKIAADRIILTPIPGELVFQDKSYSGALTLERQKKRMVISHVSTINTLATSVDVPINSPAVAKPAQTLSGAIKTSKERSKDFTVRVMLAERELMYNDPWKLKSSKGFLLADPRDPSTKKMVQAEEIAITVKKGAVICINGEAMFTQQVYVKPVADTISFEGLDYQGAFWLLVDGGSIKLINCIGLEEYVASVLCTESWPGWSLEVNKVFAIACRTYVIAMVQQARKSKRAYHVKNTNIHQTYTGGCAAPVLRQAVEQTKGVFLTHNNKPITAMFDGCCGGVIPAHIQGMNFSSAPYLARTYPCTYCKDYAVYTWEACYDIHELEKLLKPELPHLHRLRDVKVVKKDKAGIALEVSVKSAGHGHTLTGKKVYSLLNKQVKSFCYNVHKEGHNIIFKGRGRGHHMGLCQWGAKEMISQGWDFKSTLEFYYPGTKLMRLI
- a CDS encoding ribonuclease HI family protein — protein: MKQLKLFDNDPHEQSTKKTEPAHWKLFIDGASRNNPGPSGAGIYILKDSELFQKHGFYLGSKTNNQAEYFALLLGLFIVKQHMQLHDTIHIISDSQLLVRQIKGEYRVKNEDLKTLHKFAKHLLHEMHAQMFHVLRIDNQEADEMANYGIDKKVKPPQAFIAMIKQHDVSL